In uncultured Desulfobacter sp., one DNA window encodes the following:
- the ltrA gene encoding group II intron reverse transcriptase/maturase gives MYPEVLVQLRESNPRTPRVLTVAEGNTEASVIGEDVEVRRSPQAVACKKRCAVELGKPQRFQEIMVHYTSEMLDVSFRWEGNRDTDGPLHANGVSYQAYYSEVGKAHYMGKDLTEVRSSQRKLVPDKVGLEQYEQTSLRGIATKAKVCGKHRFQNLYRCINYRFLMDCWKDLNKKAASGVDQVMAEAYGVNLEANIQALAQKLKQKRYRAKLVKRCYIPKENGKERPLGIPVLEDRLVQLACAKILSSIFEADSIDTSYGYRPNRSAKEAIEDLQFNLQFGKIGYIVEADIRGFFDNIDHDWLMRMLRERIDDTAFLDLIRKWLKAGVLDRDGKVIHPESGTPQGGIVSPVLANIYLHFGLDLWFERKVKLNCKGQAFILRYADDYICAFQYKDEAERFYRELPGRLGKFNLEVAPEKTAMLRFNRFHPGMRVRISFLGFETFWEKDRNGTIKVKLRTAPKKLQGASGGSRNG, from the coding sequence GTGTACCCTGAAGTGCTGGTACAGCTTCGAGAGAGCAACCCGCGGACGCCGAGGGTTTTAACGGTCGCCGAAGGCAACACAGAAGCATCCGTTATTGGCGAGGATGTGGAGGTCCGCCGGAGTCCACAGGCCGTGGCATGCAAGAAAAGATGCGCTGTAGAACTCGGGAAGCCCCAAAGGTTCCAGGAGATTATGGTACACTACACCAGTGAAATGTTGGATGTAAGCTTCAGGTGGGAGGGAAATCGGGATACCGACGGCCCTCTACATGCCAATGGGGTGTCTTATCAGGCATATTACTCGGAGGTGGGGAAAGCCCACTACATGGGGAAGGACCTGACGGAAGTACGTAGCTCGCAAAGGAAACTCGTACCGGACAAAGTAGGGCTGGAGCAATACGAGCAAACCTCACTGCGGGGAATAGCAACTAAGGCAAAAGTTTGTGGGAAACACCGGTTTCAAAACCTATATAGATGTATCAACTACCGTTTCTTGATGGACTGCTGGAAGGATTTGAACAAGAAAGCTGCCAGCGGCGTAGACCAGGTAATGGCTGAGGCTTACGGGGTAAACCTGGAAGCCAACATCCAGGCATTGGCTCAGAAACTGAAACAAAAGCGGTATCGCGCCAAACTGGTGAAACGATGTTACATTCCAAAAGAAAATGGGAAAGAACGGCCACTGGGAATACCGGTGCTTGAGGACAGGCTTGTGCAACTGGCCTGTGCCAAGATTCTGTCATCAATTTTTGAAGCGGACTCTATAGACACCAGTTATGGATATAGACCCAATCGCAGTGCCAAGGAGGCAATAGAGGACTTGCAGTTCAACCTGCAGTTTGGAAAGATCGGGTACATTGTTGAGGCCGATATCAGAGGCTTTTTCGATAATATTGATCATGACTGGTTGATGCGAATGCTCCGGGAACGGATTGATGATACAGCATTTTTGGACCTGATTCGAAAATGGCTGAAAGCTGGGGTTCTCGACAGAGACGGCAAGGTGATTCATCCTGAATCCGGGACGCCCCAGGGCGGTATAGTTTCGCCCGTATTGGCCAATATTTATCTTCACTTTGGCCTTGACCTATGGTTCGAAAGAAAGGTGAAGCTCAATTGTAAAGGTCAGGCCTTTATTCTGAGATATGCTGATGATTATATCTGCGCCTTTCAGTATAAAGATGAAGCTGAGCGGTTTTACCGAGAGCTTCCGGGCAGACTTGGCAAGTTCAATCTTGAGGTGGCACCGGAGAAGACAGCAATGCTCCGGTTCAATCGTTTTCATCCCGGCATGAGAGTCCGGATAAGCTTTTTAGGCTTTGAAACTTTCTGGGAAAAAGATAGAAACGGAACCATTAAAGTTAAACTACGGACAGCCCCCAAGAAGCTGCAAGGTGCCTCAGGCGGATCAAGGAATGGATAA
- a CDS encoding sulfotransferase, with the protein MGATKTRFIILTTQRTGSTMFYHYLNQHPSISARGELFMKKSKKDNSYKAFKNASVGNKINHLFNRNTSVEQFLNAYFSADLPARAVGFKLMYDQINSSITQWIIGNKVKIIHLIRRNTLKMILSRKTAMKRKLYHSTGAEKIENVAIHLHPEKTINEIKNIQANIKKNQQCYPQKEYIEIFYEDFVENMNKEAQAIFSFLNLDPFECSVPEYKKINTDNIQQLIENYEEFASFFGKTEFSRFLI; encoded by the coding sequence ATGGGTGCAACAAAAACGCGTTTTATCATTTTAACTACTCAAAGAACCGGCTCAACAATGTTTTATCATTATCTGAATCAGCATCCCTCAATAAGTGCTCGCGGGGAGCTTTTTATGAAAAAAAGCAAGAAGGATAATAGTTACAAGGCCTTTAAAAATGCTAGTGTTGGAAATAAAATCAATCATCTATTCAATCGGAATACCTCTGTGGAACAATTTTTAAACGCGTATTTTTCAGCAGATTTGCCTGCCCGGGCCGTAGGCTTTAAATTAATGTATGATCAAATAAACAGTTCGATAACTCAGTGGATTATAGGGAACAAAGTAAAGATTATTCATCTCATACGGAGAAATACACTGAAGATGATTCTTTCCCGGAAAACAGCAATGAAAAGGAAACTATATCATTCAACCGGCGCCGAGAAAATTGAAAATGTTGCTATTCATTTACACCCTGAGAAAACCATAAATGAGATCAAAAACATACAGGCAAATATAAAAAAAAATCAACAATGCTACCCCCAAAAAGAGTATATTGAAATTTTTTATGAAGATTTTGTAGAAAATATGAACAAAGAAGCCCAAGCTATCTTTTCATTTTTAAATCTGGACCCATTTGAATGCTCAGTTCCGGAATACAAAAAAATTAATACGGATAACATTCAGCAACTTATTGAGAATTATGAAGAATTTGCTTCGTTTTTTGGAAAAACAGAATTCAGCAGATTTTTGATATAA
- a CDS encoding GDP-L-fucose synthase, with amino-acid sequence MNKTDKILIAGASGMVGSAIIRNLINKGFSNLVGTYHASILEEQKNMPIQHLKADLTNQATVNELFEIEKPAHVFLAAARVGGIHANNTYPAQFIHDNLAIQTNIIHSAYVHKVERLLFLGSSCIYPKNAPQPMKEEHLLTGILEPTNEPYAIAKIAGIKMCESYNRQYGTRFMAVMPTNLYGPNDNFNLETSHVLPALIRKFHEAKQAGAPIVTIWGTGAPMREFLHVDDMADASVSIMSLPDSTVDRHLTSYPSPCFVNVGTGTDCTIKELALTIKKEVGFQGDLVFDSSKPDGTPRKLLDVSRLKELGWSASIPLDQGIRSTYGWFIG; translated from the coding sequence ATGAATAAAACAGATAAAATTCTCATAGCCGGTGCTTCCGGTATGGTGGGCTCCGCCATTATAAGGAACCTGATTAACAAAGGATTCAGTAATCTTGTCGGTACATATCACGCTTCAATTCTTGAAGAACAAAAAAATATGCCGATCCAACACCTGAAAGCCGATTTGACAAACCAGGCAACCGTGAATGAATTGTTTGAAATAGAAAAACCCGCCCATGTGTTTCTGGCAGCCGCCAGGGTTGGCGGCATTCATGCCAACAACACTTACCCGGCTCAATTTATCCATGACAACCTGGCCATCCAGACCAACATAATTCACTCGGCTTATGTCCATAAAGTAGAAAGATTGCTCTTTCTGGGCTCCTCATGCATTTATCCCAAAAATGCACCCCAGCCCATGAAAGAGGAACATCTGCTTACAGGAATACTGGAGCCTACGAATGAACCCTATGCCATTGCTAAAATTGCCGGCATTAAGATGTGCGAATCTTACAACCGTCAGTACGGCACCCGGTTCATGGCAGTCATGCCCACCAACCTTTACGGCCCAAACGATAATTTTAATCTTGAAACCTCCCATGTGCTTCCTGCCCTGATCCGTAAGTTTCACGAAGCAAAGCAAGCCGGCGCCCCAATCGTAACGATTTGGGGAACAGGGGCTCCAATGCGGGAGTTTCTGCACGTAGATGACATGGCCGATGCCTCTGTCTCTATTATGTCTTTGCCGGACAGTACTGTAGACCGCCATCTCACCAGTTATCCTTCTCCTTGTTTTGTCAATGTAGGGACCGGAACAGACTGCACCATAAAAGAACTTGCCCTGACCATAAAAAAGGAGGTTGGATTCCAGGGAGACCTGGTGTTTGATTCATCCAAACCCGACGGCACCCCCAGAAAACTTCTTGATGTCTCTCGCTTAAAAGAACTTGGCTGGTCTGCGTCAATCCCCTTGGACCAGGGTATCCGATCTACCTATGGTTGGTTTATAGGGTAA
- the gmd gene encoding GDP-mannose 4,6-dehydratase — protein MKKALITGITGQDGAYLAQFLLGKGYEVHGIKRRASLFNTDRIDHLYEDPHTDNRKLILHYGDLTDASNLIRILQLVQPDEVYNLAAQSHVQVSFESPEYTADADALGTMRLLEGIRLLGLENKTRFYQASTSELFGKVQEVPQTEQTPFYPRSPYACAKLYAYWITVNYREAYNIYACNGILFNHESPIRGETFVTRKITRALCRIHLGMQDCLYLGNMNALRDWGHAKDYVEMQWLMLQQEVPDDYVIATGEQHSVREFVESSARELGMAIEWQGEGVDEKGINPANGKTIVAVDPRYFRPTEVETLLGDPAKAKQNLGWEPKISFKELVREMTLADLEEAKRDELCRRAGFKVFNQNE, from the coding sequence ATGAAAAAAGCACTCATTACCGGTATCACAGGCCAGGACGGCGCTTATCTTGCGCAGTTCCTCCTTGGCAAAGGGTATGAAGTTCATGGCATCAAACGCCGGGCTTCTTTGTTTAACACCGATCGTATCGATCATCTCTACGAGGATCCTCACACGGACAATCGCAAATTGATCCTTCATTACGGAGACCTCACCGATGCTTCAAATCTAATCCGCATCCTCCAGCTGGTCCAGCCGGACGAAGTCTATAACCTGGCTGCACAAAGCCATGTGCAGGTTTCATTTGAATCTCCTGAATACACCGCAGACGCAGATGCCCTTGGCACAATGCGCCTGCTCGAAGGCATCCGTTTGTTGGGGCTGGAAAACAAAACCCGGTTTTACCAGGCCTCCACATCCGAACTATTCGGCAAAGTCCAGGAAGTTCCCCAGACAGAACAAACACCATTTTATCCCAGATCCCCATACGCCTGTGCTAAGCTTTACGCCTACTGGATCACGGTGAATTACAGGGAAGCCTATAACATATACGCCTGCAACGGTATCCTTTTTAACCATGAATCGCCTATCCGCGGGGAAACTTTTGTGACGCGGAAAATTACCCGGGCCCTGTGCCGAATCCATTTAGGCATGCAGGATTGCCTTTACCTGGGCAACATGAATGCTCTCAGGGACTGGGGCCATGCAAAAGACTACGTTGAGATGCAATGGCTGATGCTTCAGCAGGAGGTTCCTGATGATTATGTCATTGCCACAGGCGAGCAGCATTCGGTCCGGGAATTCGTGGAATCATCAGCCAGGGAACTGGGCATGGCCATCGAATGGCAGGGCGAAGGTGTTGATGAAAAAGGCATCAATCCGGCCAACGGTAAAACCATCGTAGCTGTAGATCCCAGGTACTTTCGTCCTACCGAAGTGGAAACCCTTTTGGGAGATCCTGCAAAAGCCAAACAAAATCTGGGCTGGGAACCGAAAATCAGCTTTAAAGAACTGGTCAGGGAAATGACCTTAGCCGATCTTGAAGAAGCCAAACGGGACGAATTATGCAGGCGTGCCGGCTTCAAGGTGTTTAATCAAAATGAATAA
- a CDS encoding asparaginase domain-containing protein gives MDTISIIATGGTIDKIYFDAKSEYEVGPPNAIQVLDQFNLQVPYTITSLMRKDSLDLTDEDRERIAQTVAADPCRKIIITHGTDTMPETARHIIGHGGAKDKIVVLTGALLPAMFNATDAVFNLGCALGAVQKANPGVYIAMNGKIFMGGKVVKNRKLGKFEER, from the coding sequence ATGGACACAATTTCGATTATTGCTACCGGTGGAACTATTGATAAAATTTATTTTGATGCAAAAAGTGAATATGAGGTCGGGCCTCCCAACGCCATTCAGGTGCTTGATCAATTCAATCTGCAAGTCCCTTACACCATTACGTCACTTATGAGGAAAGACAGCCTTGATTTAACCGATGAGGACAGGGAGCGTATCGCCCAAACGGTTGCAGCAGACCCCTGCAGGAAAATTATCATCACCCACGGCACAGATACCATGCCGGAGACGGCCAGGCACATCATTGGCCATGGCGGTGCAAAGGATAAAATTGTTGTGCTCACAGGCGCGCTTCTTCCTGCCATGTTTAATGCCACGGACGCGGTTTTCAATTTAGGCTGTGCTCTAGGTGCTGTTCAAAAGGCCAACCCTGGTGTTTACATTGCCATGAACGGAAAAATATTCATGGGGGGAAAGGTCGTTAAAAATAGAAAATTAGGTAAATTTGAAGAGCGTTGA
- a CDS encoding alpha/beta hydrolase, which produces MEDNQANPYAVLDQPQVLQYLFHPRRDVPEKSVSDKEYFIPVDQNIEIGATFHLADPSFSNILFFHGNGEIVSDYDDLGPVFNQQGINFIVVDYRGYGKSSGSPTVSSMLLDCHKILDFVIKELKNRAFTGSLTVMGRSLGSASALELAANRQDSIDRLVIESGFAHAAPLLKTLGLDPGKIGFQETQGFGNANKIQHWHKPLLIIHAQFDHIIDFSQSHDLYNLCPCADKNLLMIPGANHNDIFIKGFDQYMYSLKMFLT; this is translated from the coding sequence ATGGAAGACAATCAAGCCAATCCATACGCTGTCCTGGACCAGCCCCAGGTGCTTCAATATCTGTTCCATCCGCGGCGCGACGTTCCGGAAAAGTCCGTTTCCGACAAGGAATATTTTATTCCCGTTGACCAGAATATTGAAATCGGGGCAACCTTTCACTTGGCAGACCCCTCATTTTCCAACATTCTTTTCTTTCACGGCAATGGCGAGATCGTATCCGACTATGATGATCTTGGGCCCGTTTTTAATCAACAGGGTATCAATTTTATAGTGGTCGACTACCGGGGATACGGCAAATCTTCAGGCTCACCCACAGTCTCTTCAATGCTGCTGGATTGCCATAAAATTTTGGATTTCGTCATTAAGGAACTTAAAAATCGTGCTTTTACAGGTTCCCTGACGGTTATGGGCCGATCCCTTGGCAGTGCATCGGCTCTGGAGCTGGCAGCCAATCGTCAAGACAGTATTGACAGGCTGGTCATCGAAAGTGGATTTGCCCATGCGGCCCCACTGTTGAAGACCCTCGGGCTTGATCCCGGCAAAATTGGTTTTCAGGAAACTCAAGGGTTCGGCAATGCCAATAAAATACAGCACTGGCACAAGCCCCTTTTAATTATCCATGCCCAGTTTGACCACATTATAGACTTTTCACAAAGCCACGATCTTTACAATCTTTGCCCTTGCGCAGACAAAAATCTTTTAATGATCCCCGGCGCCAATCACAACGATATTTTTATCAAGGGGTTTGATCAGTATATGTACAGCCTGAAAATGTTTCTCACTTAG
- a CDS encoding NAD(P)H-hydrate dehydratase, with the protein MLLIVGTVPDDSFPLTLGAPALDGADIIVNGIRVPVNRGTAALVGAVLAASQVLGSMQVEAALVGDIGTGKGSRKLYERLSRELQDIAPTTLVFHYLQPDVDWHNKVLFTVEEMEKRPVLIADAGFMYAAKMSGQAPSYDLFTPDVGELSFLADETAPHPFYTRGFILHQDNQVPDLIARAYEYKNGARHLLVKGSVDYTVADGEIMDQISRPSAEAMEAMGGTGDTLTGLACALIESGKSIRQACRIAARVNRMAGMFADPTPASQVLDIIVQIPKALAQVLEDPNASFC; encoded by the coding sequence ATGCTCCTGATTGTCGGCACCGTGCCGGATGACTCCTTCCCGTTGACTCTTGGGGCACCGGCCCTGGACGGGGCGGATATAATTGTTAACGGTATTCGTGTGCCTGTGAACCGGGGCACTGCAGCCTTGGTCGGCGCAGTGCTGGCTGCGAGTCAAGTGCTCGGATCAATGCAGGTTGAAGCCGCCTTGGTCGGTGACATCGGCACCGGCAAGGGTAGCCGAAAACTTTATGAACGCCTGTCCCGTGAACTGCAGGATATCGCGCCAACCACCCTGGTGTTTCACTATCTTCAGCCCGACGTAGACTGGCACAATAAGGTTCTTTTTACCGTGGAAGAGATGGAAAAAAGACCTGTTCTCATCGCGGATGCCGGCTTCATGTATGCAGCCAAGATGAGCGGCCAGGCCCCAAGCTATGACCTTTTTACCCCGGATGTAGGGGAACTTTCTTTTTTGGCTGATGAAACAGCGCCTCATCCCTTTTACACCAGAGGTTTTATTCTGCATCAGGACAACCAGGTACCGGATTTGATTGCCCGGGCCTATGAATATAAAAACGGGGCCCGTCACCTTCTGGTCAAGGGCAGTGTCGATTATACGGTGGCTGACGGTGAAATTATGGACCAAATCAGCAGACCGTCTGCCGAAGCCATGGAAGCCATGGGTGGTACTGGGGATACCCTGACCGGGCTTGCCTGCGCGTTGATCGAATCCGGGAAAAGCATCCGGCAGGCATGCCGGATTGCGGCCCGTGTCAATCGAATGGCCGGGATGTTTGCCGATCCCACACCCGCCTCACAGGTGCTGGACATTATTGTGCAGATCCCCAAAGCCCTGGCCCAGGTTCTGGAAGATCCAAACGCAAGTTTTTGTTGA
- a CDS encoding DUF3343 domain-containing protein has product MFKRISRLFNRPQKVLSRKATQDLGILVFENTSEVIQAENFLKSRGWEIKVMGPPPGIQSGCDLVIQFPLIERLMLTRQLEEAGLPPLEVVPVTHPLLKPVDLFHTKDFGDYLMVRAANMKLTIEKQTKIIVNISGGGCPDVPYLACEMVGRHLDEAPRPGKIGHTLCGYALELAHKEMIRQCS; this is encoded by the coding sequence GTGTTTAAACGCATATCTCGTCTGTTTAACCGGCCACAAAAGGTTCTGTCCAGGAAGGCAACCCAAGATCTGGGTATCCTGGTGTTTGAGAACACATCCGAAGTGATCCAGGCGGAAAATTTTTTAAAATCCCGGGGATGGGAGATCAAGGTGATGGGACCTCCTCCCGGGATTCAAAGCGGTTGCGATTTGGTGATTCAGTTTCCCCTCATTGAACGGCTGATGCTGACAAGGCAGCTTGAAGAGGCCGGCCTTCCGCCACTGGAAGTGGTGCCTGTGACGCATCCTTTGCTCAAGCCCGTGGACCTTTTTCACACCAAAGATTTTGGCGATTATCTCATGGTCCGGGCCGCCAATATGAAGCTGACCATTGAAAAACAAACAAAAATTATCGTCAATATTTCAGGCGGCGGGTGTCCGGATGTGCCCTACCTTGCGTGTGAAATGGTGGGCAGGCATCTGGATGAGGCCCCTCGACCCGGTAAAATTGGGCATACCCTTTGTGGATACGCCCTGGAGCTGGCCCATAAGGAGATGATACGCCAATGCTCCTGA
- a CDS encoding sulfurtransferase TusA family protein — MSKIVDARGLSCPQPVLMTLDAIKSGTDSELEVIVDNMASRENVVRAAESKGWNVSDIKDNADDTRIFIQKG, encoded by the coding sequence ATGAGCAAAATAGTCGACGCAAGGGGGCTTTCCTGCCCCCAGCCGGTATTGATGACCCTGGATGCCATAAAATCCGGAACAGATAGTGAACTGGAAGTTATCGTTGACAACATGGCCTCCCGAGAGAATGTGGTCCGGGCGGCAGAAAGCAAAGGCTGGAACGTTTCTGACATTAAGGACAATGCCGATGATACCCGGATTTTTATCCAAAAAGGGTAA
- the yedE gene encoding YedE family putative selenium transporter → MAKNFFSTRVGIIVVGAVIGVLAAVLQKLGNPGNMGICVACFERDIAGAIGLHRAGVVQYIRPEIIGFVLGSLVAAYSFKEYKPRCGSAPIVRFVLGVFAMIGALVFLGCPWRAVLRLAGGDLNAVLGILGLGFGVWIGVMFLKNGYNLGRTQATHAGAGWMLPLVMLGLLILMFIYPQVSGEDKSGVLFYSLKGPGAMHAPLLISLVVGLGIGFLAQRSRFCTMGALRDLILFGQTHLLSGFLSLLICACVANVVLGQFHVGFTGQPVAHNVHLWNFLGMALAGLAFALAGGCPGRQLFLAGEGDNDASVFVLGMIAGAAFAHNFGLASSPKGVGPHGIAAVIVGFAVCLFIGFAMRKRITV, encoded by the coding sequence ATGGCTAAAAATTTTTTTTCCACCCGCGTCGGAATCATTGTGGTCGGCGCTGTGATCGGCGTCCTTGCCGCTGTTTTACAGAAACTTGGAAATCCTGGAAATATGGGCATCTGCGTTGCCTGTTTTGAGCGGGATATTGCAGGGGCCATCGGATTGCACCGGGCGGGTGTTGTCCAGTATATCCGCCCTGAAATTATCGGATTTGTGTTGGGTTCCCTGGTTGCGGCTTACAGCTTCAAGGAGTATAAGCCTCGGTGCGGGTCCGCCCCCATTGTGCGTTTTGTCTTAGGCGTTTTTGCCATGATCGGTGCCCTTGTTTTCCTGGGCTGTCCCTGGCGGGCCGTGCTTCGTCTGGCCGGCGGCGACCTGAATGCCGTTTTGGGAATTCTGGGGTTGGGGTTTGGGGTCTGGATCGGGGTCATGTTCTTGAAAAACGGGTATAACCTGGGACGCACCCAAGCCACCCATGCCGGTGCCGGATGGATGTTGCCCCTGGTGATGCTCGGTCTTTTGATTCTTATGTTCATCTATCCCCAGGTCTCAGGGGAAGATAAAAGCGGTGTGTTGTTTTACAGCCTCAAAGGGCCTGGGGCCATGCATGCACCGTTGCTGATCTCCCTTGTGGTGGGCTTAGGCATTGGCTTTTTGGCCCAGCGCAGCCGGTTCTGCACCATGGGCGCTCTTCGTGACCTGATTCTGTTCGGCCAGACCCATCTGCTCTCAGGCTTTTTGTCTCTTTTGATCTGTGCCTGTGTTGCCAATGTTGTTTTAGGCCAGTTTCACGTCGGATTTACAGGCCAGCCTGTGGCCCATAATGTTCATCTCTGGAATTTTCTGGGCATGGCCCTGGCCGGACTGGCCTTTGCCCTGGCTGGTGGCTGCCCCGGGCGCCAGCTTTTCCTGGCTGGTGAAGGGGATAACGATGCCTCTGTCTTTGTGCTGGGGATGATTGCCGGTGCGGCCTTTGCCCACAATTTTGGACTGGCAAGCTCGCCCAAGGGGGTTGGCCCCCACGGTATCGCCGCGGTTATCGTCGGTTTCGCCGTTTGCCTCTTCATCGGATTTGCCATGAGAAAGAGAATCACTGTTTGA
- the gpt gene encoding xanthine phosphoribosyltransferase, whose translation MSNKNERYNRNYPISWEQLHRDAKALSRCLHDLNRPWKGIVAVTRGGLVPAAIIARELDIHLVDTICITSYDWQSQGESTILKSMDGDGDGLLIIDDLVDTGGTAKIVRQMLPKAYFATVYAKPAGKPMVDVHVTEVGQDTWILFPWDSESRFVAPIAGQ comes from the coding sequence ATGTCAAATAAAAATGAACGGTATAATCGAAATTACCCTATTTCCTGGGAACAGCTGCACCGGGATGCCAAGGCTCTGTCCCGGTGTCTGCATGATCTTAACCGCCCATGGAAGGGGATTGTGGCGGTCACCCGGGGGGGGCTTGTACCGGCAGCCATCATTGCCCGGGAACTGGATATTCATCTGGTCGACACCATCTGCATCACCAGCTATGACTGGCAAAGTCAGGGTGAATCCACCATCCTGAAATCCATGGATGGTGACGGGGACGGACTGTTGATCATTGATGACCTTGTGGATACCGGCGGTACGGCCAAAATCGTAAGACAGATGCTGCCCAAAGCCTATTTTGCAACCGTTTATGCCAAACCTGCCGGAAAGCCCATGGTGGACGTCCATGTCACAGAAGTCGGCCAGGATACCTGGATTCTTTTCCCCTGGGATTCAGAGTCCAGGTTTGTTGCCCCCATTGCCGGGCAGTGA
- a CDS encoding dual CXXC motif small (seleno)protein: protein MKKTIQLCPSCDGKLVVRRACPHVIICCDACGKNYPQKKYKELIDDYWEEKLAIYR, encoded by the coding sequence ATGAAAAAAACCATCCAATTGTGCCCCTCATGCGATGGGAAACTTGTTGTCAGACGCGCCTGCCCCCATGTTATCATATGCTGTGATGCCTGTGGGAAAAATTATCCCCAGAAAAAATACAAAGAACTCATAGACGATTACTGGGAGGAAAAGCTGGCCATATACCGGTGA
- a CDS encoding transglycosylase SLT domain-containing protein, which yields MARFSGPSVCFIVFVSIVIGACGSAAPVCQAAQPAASPEQAELFPVYDLIKPNVKFWTNIFTQYTRGQALVHDMGDLSRIYEEIKLNPAKSRAAARTNKKTKKKVLKKYRAILIGLSKGETPKTPTEKKVAALFPDKTKPVTFRRAAQRLRVQTGLKEHFMEGVIRSGALIDEFKMIIKSYGLPEDLAYLPCLESAFDVHTYSKYGAAGLWQFTHYTGKLFMDINQVVDQRRDPIVSTHGAAQLLKRNYEKLQNWPMAITAYNHGLYGMSRAKDKHKTYPAIYSDYSSRSFRFASRNFYPEFIAARKVAKNYIEYYGNIILDKPGQQTRYKVQGFVAAKDLVRALPVDLHTLKTMNPALRKPVFDGKKYIPPGQTLYLPKHISLDLLNKTLGPLYRTAQRYTPFHRVVKGDTAGSIANTYKVPLKELIAMNGLGKKATIRVGQTLKIPFK from the coding sequence ATGGCACGTTTTTCAGGACCATCGGTCTGTTTCATCGTTTTCGTATCAATTGTAATCGGTGCATGCGGCAGTGCCGCCCCAGTCTGTCAGGCGGCACAGCCCGCGGCTTCCCCTGAGCAGGCAGAACTTTTTCCGGTTTATGACCTGATCAAACCCAATGTAAAATTCTGGACAAATATATTTACCCAGTACACCAGGGGCCAGGCCCTGGTCCACGATATGGGGGATTTGTCCAGAATTTATGAAGAGATCAAACTCAATCCCGCCAAAAGCAGGGCCGCAGCCCGGACAAACAAAAAAACTAAAAAAAAGGTACTTAAGAAATACAGAGCCATATTGATAGGCCTCTCCAAGGGCGAGACGCCGAAAACGCCCACGGAAAAAAAAGTGGCTGCCCTGTTTCCGGACAAAACCAAACCTGTAACGTTCAGGCGTGCCGCCCAGAGGCTTCGGGTGCAGACCGGTTTAAAAGAACATTTCATGGAAGGGGTAATCCGCTCAGGCGCCCTGATAGATGAATTCAAAATGATAATAAAATCCTATGGCCTGCCTGAAGACCTGGCCTACCTGCCATGCCTGGAATCGGCCTTTGACGTCCACACCTACTCAAAATATGGTGCCGCCGGACTATGGCAGTTCACCCATTATACAGGCAAACTGTTCATGGATATCAACCAGGTGGTGGACCAGCGCCGGGATCCCATTGTCTCTACCCATGGAGCAGCTCAGCTTCTGAAACGAAATTATGAAAAACTTCAAAATTGGCCAATGGCCATTACAGCATACAACCACGGCCTTTACGGCATGTCCCGGGCAAAGGATAAACATAAAACCTATCCTGCCATATATTCAGATTACAGCAGCCGCTCCTTTAGGTTTGCCTCACGCAATTTTTATCCGGAATTTATCGCCGCCCGGAAGGTCGCGAAAAATTATATTGAATATTACGGCAATATTATCCTGGATAAACCTGGACAGCAAACCCGGTATAAGGTTCAAGGATTTGTCGCGGCAAAAGATCTTGTCCGCGCATTGCCTGTGGATCTGCACACTTTAAAAACGATGAATCCGGCACTGAGAAAGCCGGTCTTTGACGGCAAAAAATACATTCCCCCCGGACAAACCCTGTATCTGCCCAAGCATATATCTTTGGACTTGCTGAACAAAACCCTTGGACCGCTATACCGTACAGCTCAAAGATACACCCCCTTTCACCGGGTGGTAAAAGGCGATACCGCCGGCAGCATTGCCAATACCTACAAGGTCCCCCTTAAAGAGCTGATCGCAATGAACGGGCTTGGGAAAAAGGCAACGATCCGCGTGGGGCAAACCCTGAAAATTCCGTTTAAATAA